The sequence CAGTTAGTCATATCTTATTCCTTTTTCCGAATCCCGGAAAGGATGGGGATTGCCATCCACTATATATTCGATTAATATCTAATTAGATATTTATTTAATTTTGTGATAGTGAGGATGAAAGTTATGACACACCAAAGCACCGCCAATAGCGGCATAAGCGCCGGTTATTACCGATTGTTTGCCGCCGGCATCATCAACGGGATCGGTGATCGTTTCAGCCAGGTTGCGATGCTGTCGCTGATTCTCCAGCTTACCGGATCGGGCATGGCCGTCGGCCTGTCGCTCGGGGTCAAGCTCATTCCTTATTTGGCGCTCGCGCCGCTGGGCGGCTATCTAGGCGGGAAGCTGCCGCGCAAGACGATTATGATGGCGACCGATATTGCCCGGATTCCGTTCGCCTTGTCCTTTTTGTGGGTTACGGGGGAGGACCGGCTGTGGCTGCTGTACATCGGCAGCTTTATGCTGGCGGCGGGAGAGGCAATTTACGCCCCAGTGCGGAAATCGTCCATACCGCTGCTTGCGCGGCGAGACGCTCTGCTGAGGACTAACGCCATGGAGCAGATGCTGACCGGCTGCGTGCTCATTCTGGGCGCTTTGACGGGCGGCTTCGTCTCCCACTGGTTCGGTCCGCAGACGGCGTTCGTGCTGAATGCCGTCTCCTTCCTGGGCGCGGCGCTCATCATCTCGGGGATTTCATTCCCCCGTACTCTACCGGAAGAGCAGGAAGATGAAAGCAAAGAGGGGCACGGGACGGACACGTTGGCGGAAGATGGGGCGGACGGGCGCCAATCACGCTTCAAGAGCCTGCCAGCTGTGATTGCCGGAAGCGTATGCTTGCAAATTGTGCTTGGCTATGAGCTGCTCGTCTCTATTGTGAGTGGCCTCGACAATGTGCTGATCAGTGTGTATGCCATCCGCGTATTTCACGCGGGAGATATTGGTGTGGGGGCTTTTTACGCATCGCTCGGCGTCGGGCTTACACTGAGCTTTTGGGCCGGGCAACTGGTTAAGCGGAACCTGCTGGCGGCGGCGCTCGGAGGGCTGCTGCTGGAAGGGCTGCTGCACATCGGCATCAGCGTGACCGGAAGCTTTGCGGCAGTCTGCGGATTGTATGTTCTGACATCTCTTGTGTCGGGAATCGG is a genomic window of Paenibacillus durus ATCC 35681 containing:
- a CDS encoding MFS transporter, encoding MTHQSTANSGISAGYYRLFAAGIINGIGDRFSQVAMLSLILQLTGSGMAVGLSLGVKLIPYLALAPLGGYLGGKLPRKTIMMATDIARIPFALSFLWVTGEDRLWLLYIGSFMLAAGEAIYAPVRKSSIPLLARRDALLRTNAMEQMLTGCVLILGALTGGFVSHWFGPQTAFVLNAVSFLGAALIISGISFPRTLPEEQEDESKEGHGTDTLAEDGADGRQSRFKSLPAVIAGSVCLQIVLGYELLVSIVSGLDNVLISVYAIRVFHAGDIGVGAFYASLGVGLTLSFWAGQLVKRNLLAAALGGLLLEGLLHIGISVTGSFAAVCGLYVLTSLVSGIGYASLDTLLMPETPARRQPLLFGLMTAAGNTLLGLSMLLAGYLLTRVEPRLMGLAGGVCFAAIAVVLGVYAWIKGRKGRKVSVLPRTP